One segment of Desulfovibrio psychrotolerans DNA contains the following:
- a CDS encoding contact-dependent growth inhibition system immunity protein: MSEVTRGYWAAVVCNADFICVDTFSGYRGGDRRDPKGKQHLLSPEANDLELGEAVVDALAHSRWILPSRREGSTYPEGVEFDMSLYDYKANYPLWVNALMERYGYKNKRALFKNMKNVSIESKNGILTLIPTHHAKLEAWEGVVEEARVVIPATSSPEEIGAALRLALSRCT, encoded by the coding sequence ATGAGTGAAGTAACGAGAGGCTACTGGGCGGCTGTCGTATGCAATGCCGATTTTATTTGTGTAGACACATTTTCGGGTTATCGAGGTGGAGACCGTCGCGACCCGAAGGGTAAGCAACACTTATTATCTCCTGAGGCCAATGACCTGGAACTTGGAGAAGCCGTAGTGGATGCTCTGGCGCATAGTCGTTGGATCCTCCCTAGCCGCCGGGAGGGTAGCACATATCCTGAAGGCGTTGAGTTTGATATGTCTCTCTACGACTACAAGGCGAACTACCCCTTATGGGTAAACGCCCTGATGGAGCGCTACGGATACAAAAACAAACGAGCTCTGTTCAAAAATATGAAAAATGTGAGCATTGAGAGCAAAAACGGCATATTGACGTTGATCCCCACGCACCATGCAAAACTGGAAGCATGGGAAGGTGTTGTCGAAGAGGCACGGGTGGTGATTCCAGCCACAAGCTCCCCTGAAGAAATTGGTGCAGCGTTGCGCCTTGCCCTGAGCCGCTGCACGTAG
- a CDS encoding DUF637 domain-containing protein, giving the protein MLTLPCAQAAISLANNKGDLGGVFKDLISERAVRSLATSILTAAIIAGVDATFFKPEMADAADKATTIGDHISNVVADLPGAIQQGVVHGTISGAVDTAINGGDLGQNLLSGMQGAVVAEIGAAVASEIGTAFREGDINRASRYIAHAALGGAMDVALGGDGVSGAVGAVVGEATAELYLANRLKHGFTSEDIPKLEKDGVDFAKLAAGISAALIGGDVNVAAATGENAARNNALDTLMDALFVLYDAGKIGYGYYVGDDGLVKEGWVDLGADAAALLIPCVPAGITKIKRGAELASKIDTAEDAVKVAEKGSAVIHDIDKASDAYKISHPVVDLPRGGSAGSKSKDASDTYHSFSDIVDNYAQYAEKFEISSTSKSGEKFVSDLYQIQGTMKIETAKVVDGVNVSVWTHKDGVFEWIVSGDKVTHRAFVPNGKVSGVANQFLKK; this is encoded by the coding sequence ATTCTTACCCTTCCCTGCGCCCAAGCCGCCATCAGCCTTGCCAACAACAAGGGCGACCTTGGGGGCGTGTTCAAGGACCTGATATCGGAACGGGCTGTCCGCTCTCTTGCGACATCTATTCTCACGGCCGCCATTATCGCGGGTGTGGATGCCACATTCTTCAAACCCGAAATGGCAGATGCAGCAGACAAGGCCACAACGATAGGAGACCATATATCCAATGTTGTTGCCGACCTGCCGGGTGCTATCCAGCAGGGCGTGGTACACGGCACCATCTCCGGCGCTGTGGATACCGCCATAAATGGTGGCGATCTGGGTCAGAACCTGCTTTCTGGCATGCAGGGAGCGGTGGTTGCGGAGATTGGTGCAGCAGTAGCTTCGGAAATTGGAACAGCATTCAGGGAAGGTGATATAAACCGAGCGAGCCGCTATATAGCGCATGCGGCTCTGGGCGGAGCGATGGATGTTGCCCTTGGGGGCGACGGTGTTTCAGGGGCAGTTGGTGCCGTGGTTGGGGAAGCGACTGCGGAACTGTATTTGGCCAATCGGCTTAAGCACGGATTTACAAGTGAAGATATCCCGAAACTTGAGAAGGATGGGGTTGATTTTGCCAAGTTGGCAGCTGGAATTTCAGCCGCTCTAATCGGCGGGGATGTTAACGTTGCGGCGGCAACTGGGGAAAATGCTGCCCGGAATAATGCTCTCGACACCCTGATGGATGCCCTTTTTGTTTTGTATGATGCCGGAAAGATCGGTTATGGCTACTATGTCGGTGATGACGGATTGGTTAAGGAGGGATGGGTTGACTTGGGCGCTGACGCGGCGGCTTTGTTAATTCCTTGTGTGCCTGCGGGAATTACCAAGATTAAGCGTGGAGCAGAATTAGCTTCCAAGATTGATACGGCTGAAGATGCTGTTAAGGTTGCTGAGAAGGGATCTGCTGTCATTCATGATATTGACAAAGCATCTGACGCATATAAGATTAGCCATCCTGTTGTTGATTTGCCGAGAGGAGGTAGTGCAGGATCTAAGTCAAAAGACGCTAGCGATACATATCATAGCTTCAGTGATATTGTTGATAACTATGCACAATACGCAGAAAAATTTGAAATATCATCAACAAGCAAGTCTGGTGAGAAATTTGTTTCAGATTTATATCAAATACAAGGGACTATGAAGATTGAAACAGCAAAAGTTGTTGACGGTGTAAATGTTAGTGTTTGGACGCATAAGGATGGAGTTTTTGAGTGGATTGTTAGTGGCGACAAGGTTACGCATAGAGCGTTTGTGCCTAATGGCAAAGTTTCTGGGGTTGCAAACCAGTTTTTGAAAAAATGA